Part of the Lycium ferocissimum isolate CSIRO_LF1 chromosome 6, AGI_CSIRO_Lferr_CH_V1, whole genome shotgun sequence genome, CTATTTCTACATCTTGCAGGAGTTAAGGAAGAGACTTTGAGTGAAATTTTCCATGAAATAGAAATTCATAACACCGAAAAGTTGATATCACATGAAAACTTGAACCAATCCAAAATTCCTTAGAAGCAATGGCCTAGTCTCAACAGTTCCATACTAATAAACTTTAACAGTTTGATCATGTAAATCacaagggattttttttttctggcaATACTCTGCTACTTAGTGTAGTTATACCACCAGAGCTTCCTAGAATGAAAGGACCAAAAAACGAAAGATAACGACGAGCCATCTAGAGCTTATTACGCTTAGTACCCTTTGATTCTACAGACCAAATAGGAGGGATGATTCTGTATTCTTGTTTTGCTGTTTCCTCCTTCTGCACAGCATCTTGTTTGCTGACATCATCCCCATCATCCTCGAGGGCGTCCTTTGAAAATGCATTAGGATTTGCCTTGATGCAGCTTTGAAGAGCGACAAAGGGACTAACGCAGTCCGATCCCTACAGTGGGAAATAAGAATTTTCACATGTTAGAAggatggaaaagaaaaatgagaacacatttttcatcattttctgtTCAAAAGACAATCTTTGCGAATTTCATTTTAACTGTTGCGTATGAATGAAAGGAAGATGACAAACTTTCTGATCTTATTTGTTACACTACATCAAAGTCATTTACAGAGGAACATCAACGTTGGAGGCCAAAATTCTATGGTCACGAATGATCTTTAATGCCTGGTCTTGTGCAGTGGCATTCACGCTACAGGTAGTAGCAAATTTATCTAGACTTTGgggaaaggaaaacaaaaattctgttaagcaaaaaaaaaaaaaaaaaaaatcagcctCCAGCAAACCATGATCTTGATTTTTTCCACCCACAACGGATGCGTTAGCTTTacaacatgaaaaaaaatatatatatcttttttgaCTAACCTTATCAAAagtgagaaaaaagaagaaaaaaagcacACATATCTTAATCTTTCTCTCCTAATATAGAACAAAGAACTATATACAACGTTAACTTAATAAGCTGATCAATGTTTTTCCATGTTACAACTTATGTGGCACTTTATGACTTCAAGTTCATAAAGGAATATTCAACTCCCAGAAATGAAATCAGATGAAATGAAACAGACTCTCTCGGTTTCAATTTAAGTGTGTCTTAGTTGGAATAGGCGCGGAACTTAAGAAATAAagtagacttttgaatcttgtggtcttaaaccaGCCATGTACACGGTTAGAATTAGAGAGTTACCAAATACAGAAAGAGAACTTTCTTTctgaaacagactaaaaaggaaagtaaaacacttaaattggaacggagAGAAAATAATGAATCTCTACACAGGAGATGAGCAAGATAGACCAATaacataaattacaaaaaaaaaaaaaaaaaagggggggaggggAGGGGAGAATTCAAATGCAGTTACCTTTTCTTCAGCTGTGCTCTTGAGAAAACAGAGGAAAGCATCTGAGAACTGGTTGCCACAGGGGCCACTCCGTAAATGAGCAATGCAAGGGCATTCTAGGGCTTTCCGAGCTTTCTCATCAATGGACTAAAAGTAGAGTTTCAGTTCCTTGAGCATAGATATTTaacaaatttcaacttttattGAGCTAGTTTATGATCCGAAAAACTTGAACCAACCTCATTCTCACCATCTTCACCATATGCTGCAGCTTCTacaagaagaaaggaagaaaacttGTGATAAGTTTTAGGAGTCTTTTAAAACTTGAAAACATGGTCCAAACATCATTAGGCAGTAGTCAATCAATATTAATACATGACGCTCAAGTCTTTGGGATAGCTACTTAGCATATTTTCACAATAGATCTAATACACACCTTGATGTTATACAAACAGATCAACTACAGTTACTGGATCTAAAGACAATGTGTCTTTTAGGAACTTGGGATAACAAAAAGCACTTGTAGAGACATAGAGCAAGTAGTAGAGGAAGTTGCAAAAGCAGAAATCAGTGAGAAAACAATACGTGGAAATGAGCAATGATAGCTAATCGCATGGGAAGTGAAATCAGAGCTTTATCAGTTTTCCAATCAGCAAATAGACAGAAATTGTAAATTGTAATCAATCAATTTTGTCTCAACCAAGAAGTTGAGGTTGGCTATAATGTTACGTATCAATAGATGAAAGACATACATTACATAACCAAAAAATGGAACTCAAGACTCCCTAATGTTTAACAGGAAAACTGCATTTCAAGATTATCTTTCCATTTAACtaccacccccacccccgcaaattacaacaacaacaacatacccaatcaAATCCCACAGtatggggtctggggagggtaaagtgtacgcagaccttacccccatctcggaagatagagacgttgtttccgaaagaccctcggctcaagagaaaacatgatgagaaaaggtcagataagcgccccccccccccccaaaaaaaaaaaaaaaattgaaatcgcATTATGCATATAACTCTCTGCTATTGGTTTCATCTCGTAGTAGTAAACATATGAAACCACATATGCAACAAACCAGCCCCTTCACTCTCTTTCCCAACCAGCAAAGGTGAATCTACATTTTAAGTTTGTGGGTGTGGATTACCACTCTACTTATTACTTCTTTGGTAAATTTAAACTAGATATATGTAGTTCAAAGAACAGACAATGGATACAAAGTGTCAGTACCAACTAGTTGGCATCAAGGTTGGTTGTTATTAGCACCCTAACAATAGGTCAATATGGGTATAGATATAGCGTAGTAATAGAGCTAACAGTATAGAAAGTTACAAAATGAGAG contains:
- the LOC132060055 gene encoding mitochondrial intermembrane space import and assembly protein 40 homolog; this translates as MGQVQSDAIDNQSQSTDDDSDGDSQPRSLDSLIAEAAAYGEDGENESIDEKARKALECPCIAHLRSGPCGNQFSDAFLCFLKSTAEEKGSDCVSPFVALQSCIKANPNAFSKDALEDDGDDVSKQDAVQKEETAKQEYRIIPPIWSVESKGTKRNKL